Genomic segment of Truepera radiovictrix DSM 17093:
GTGCCGGCGCTTAAGGGGAGCCCGCAGCGCCGCGGCGTCTGCACGGTGGTTAAGACGCAGACCCCCAAAAAGCCCAACTCGGCGCTCCGCAAAATCGCGCGTGTGCGGCTTTCGCACGGCGCCGAAGTGACCGCGTACATCCCCGGCGAAAAGCACAACCTGCAGGAGCACTCGGTGGTGCTGATTCGCGGGGGGCGCGTCAAGGACCTGCCCGGGGTGCGTTACCACATCGTCCGTGGCGCGCTTGACGCTCAAGGTGTCGGTGTCGGCCGTTACGTACAGCGCAACCAGGGCCGCAGCAAGTACGGCACGAAAAAGCCGAAGAAGTAGGAGTCAAGATGGGACGCAGAAGAAGAGCAGAGGTCCGTCGGCTCGAGCCCGACCTGGTCTACAGCGACACCACCGTCACCGCGTTTATCAACAAACTGATGCGCGACGGCAAGAAAAACTTAGCCAGCCGGATTTTCTACGGCGCTTGCCGGTTGATCCAAGACCGCAGCGGTCAGGAGCCCCTTAAGGTGT
This window contains:
- the rpsL gene encoding 30S ribosomal protein S12, producing the protein MPTVNQLLRKGRKALPKKNKVPALKGSPQRRGVCTVVKTQTPKKPNSALRKIARVRLSHGAEVTAYIPGEKHNLQEHSVVLIRGGRVKDLPGVRYHIVRGALDAQGVGVGRYVQRNQGRSKYGTKKPKK